One window of the Diospyros lotus cultivar Yz01 chromosome 12, ASM1463336v1, whole genome shotgun sequence genome contains the following:
- the LOC127814117 gene encoding basic endochitinase-like: MASSITLVAFVFLFGLFFTSRAGDIVVYWGQNNGEGSLRDTCATGKYRIVNLGFLSQFGNGRTPVLNLAGHCEPPSGSCQKFSNDINFCQSRGIKVLLSIGGGRGSYALSSADDAANLATYLWNHFLGGQAKFRPLGGAVLDGIDFDIELGGVLHYDTLARKLAEYSRRGRKVYLSAAPQCPFPDKHLSGALNTGIFDYVWIQFYNNPQCEYTANPNGFKASWSRWTQSITAGKFFVGLPASMVSAGSGFLPTQKLISEVLPTVKGSPKYGGIMLYDRYGDLKSGYSDAVKGQV, encoded by the exons ATGGCGTCCTCCATCACCCTCGTCGCTTTTGTGTTCCTCTTTGGTCTCTTCTTCACGTCCAGAGCTGGGGATATCGTCGTCTACTGGGGCCAAAACAACGGAGAAGGCTCCCTGAGAGACACATGCGCTACCGGAAAATACAGAATCGTCAACTTAGGATTCCTCTCCCAGTTCGGCAATGGCCGAACCCCAGTTCTTAACTTGGCCGGCCACTGTGAACCGCCGTCCGGCAGCTGCCAGAAGTTCAGCAACGACATCAACTTTTGCCAAAGCCGAGGCATCAAG GTGTTGCTCTCCATCGGCGGCGGCCGCGGCAGCTATGCTTTGTCGTCGGCGGATGACGCTGCTAACTTAGCCACCTACTTGTGGAACCATTTTCTCGGAGGCCAAGCAAAGTTCAGACCCCTCGGCGGCGCAGTGTTAGACGGCATAGATTTCGACATTGAGCTTGGAGGCGTCCTTCACTACGACACACTGGCCAGAAAGCTCGCCGAGTACAGCCGACGTGGCCGGAAAGTCTACCTCTCCGCCGCCCCGCAGTGCCCGTTCCCCGACAAGCATCTTAGCGGGGCACTCAACACCGGGATTTTCGACTACGTTTGGATCCAGTTCTACAACAACCCTCAGTGCGAGTACACCGCCAATCCGAACGGGTTCAAGGCCTCGTGGTCGCGGTGGACGCAGTCCATAACCGCCGGCAAGTTCTTCGTGGGGCTGCCGGCGTCTATGGTCTCCGCCGGCAGCGGCTTCCTGCCGACGCAGAAGCTGATCTCGGAGGTTCTGCCGACGGTGAAGGGGTCGCCGAAGTATGGAGGAATCATGCTGTATGATAGGTATGGCGATCTGAAGAGTGGGTACAGCGACGCTGTAAAGGGCCAAGTTTGA
- the LOC127814115 gene encoding basic endochitinase-like — MASSITLVTFVFLFALFSTSQAGDIVVYWGQNVGEGSLRDTCATGKYRIVNLGFLSNFGNGRTPVLNLAGHCDPPSGGCQKLSSDINFCQSRGIKVLLSIGGGDGSYTLSSADDAANLATYLWNHFLGGQAKFRPLGEAVLDGIDFDIELGGVLHYATLARKLAEHSRGGRKVYLSAAPQCPFPDKHLSRALNTGIFDYVWIQFYNNPQCEYTANPKGFKASWSRWTGSITAGKFFVGLPASKASAGSGFVPKQKLISEVLPSVKGSSKYGGIMLYDRYGDLKSGYSNVVKGHV, encoded by the exons ATGGCGTCCTCCATCACCCTCGTCACTTTTGTGTTCCTCTTTGCTCTCTTCTCCACGTCCCAAGCTGGGGATATAGTCGTCTACTGGGGCCAAAATGTCGGAGAAGGCTCCCTGAGAGACACATGCGCCACCGGAAAATACAGAATCGTCAACTTAGGATTCCTTTCCAACTTCGGCAATGGCCGAACCCCAGTTCTCAACTTGGCCGGCCACTGTGACCCGCCGTCCGGCGGCTGCCAGAAGCTCAGCAGCGACATCAACTTTTGCCAAAGCCGAGGCATCAAG GTGTTGCTCTCCATCGGCGGCGGCGACGGCAGCTACACGTTGTCATCGGCGGATGACGCGGCCAACTTAGCCACCTACTTGTGGAACCATTTTCTCGGCGGCCAAGCAAAGTTCAGACCCCTCGGCGAAGCCGTGTTAGACGGCATAGATTTCGACATTGAGCTTGGAGGAGTCCTTCACTACGCCACACTGGCCAGAAAGCTCGCCGAGCACAGCCGAGGTGGCCGGAAAGTCTACCTCTCTGCCGCCCCGCAGTGCCCGTTCCCCGACAAGCATCTTAGCCGGGCACTCAACACCGGGATTTTCGACTACGTTTGGATCCAGTTCTACAACAACCCTCAGTGCGAGTACACCGCCAATCCGAAGGGGTTCAAGGCCTCGTGGTCGCGGTGGACGGGGTCGATAACCGCCGGCAAGTTCTTCGTGGGGCTGCCGGCGTCGAAGGCCTCCGCCGGCAGCGGCTTCGTGCCGAAGCAGAAACTGATATCGGAGGTTCTTCCGTCAGTGAAGGGGTCGTCGAAGTATGGAGGAATCATGCTGTATGATAGGTATGGCGATCTGAAGAGTGGGTACAGCAACGTTGTAAAGGGTCATGTTTGA